A stretch of Aspergillus nidulans FGSC A4 chromosome VI DNA encodes these proteins:
- a CDS encoding DUF3176 domain-containing protein (transcript_id=CADANIAT00009770) has translation MRLIHNQIVVLFRNLLEVGLTFCAIMTSSTEDPEPTQELLEDAQGGLEDVDDGNLVIQDTSSSASTMYEVTREQSVALRISNWFILEILATVVSAGALITLVSVLAIYDGKPQPDWYYMSLNSFISWLSTISKACILFYVSEALGQSKWVWFAQKVQPIRHIRTFDSASRGPYGALELIWTLRGRHFAVVGSLAVTLALAFDPFAQNLVQYYEGKVTDTSNNATISSTSYYGNYGGLFQADAFSVEYALKTNVYNVFFSRDTETPWSIPRYGCSSTNCTWDLVVSLDARALCANITEHLTQSCKYTSVETDSRTGEVLNCTASLPKSHIDAWALPYDPESDVAQAVGFVVKAADSSQAIIYTNATTSAIQFVEPLMTYHGSPVGLRWEATECTIEPVVRSFRASVKNNNYSEETVKIWPDRTLVKMNYTDDPDYLDTYPDFAYTNDTDYQWHFYPPWPGELAHLNPPHNKVFNYTLSAEKAIGKFLRTILTGYYWQNTTGYGYTPTEPDAALYASQDVLQAFHREGRKSCSDVSCNVEPGRFNRTMSNIAQAISKTFRDSQDTTYGRSEVTVTHIAVRWQWISLPIFIWLLGTIALFGTVWKTRQKRAPRWKNDPLPLLFLYTDGPKQDDGLDGPKERRITDINTLKVKLHGARSHE, from the exons ATGCGCCTTATCCATAATCAAATCGTGGTTTTGTTTCGCAATCTCCTTGAAGTAGGACTAACCTTTTGCGCAATAATGACATCCTCTACTGAAGACCCAGAGCCTACtcaggagctgctggaagaTGCTCAGGGGGGGTTAGAAGACGTTGATGACGGAAACTTGGTCATCCAGGAtacttcctcgtcggcatcGACAATGTACGAGGTCACTAGGGAACAATCAGTGGCACTGAGAATCAGCAACTGGTTTATTCTTGAAATTCTCGCTACCGTTGTATCTGCCGGTGCCCTAATAACTCTAGTTTCGGTGCTTGCCATATATGATGGAAAGCCCCAACCGGACTGGTACTACATGTCACTCAACTCTTTCATTTCCTGGCTATCCACCATCTCGAAAGCCTGCATTCTCTTCTACGTCAGTGAGGCTTTGGGCCAGTCCAAATGGGTATGGTTCGCACAGAAAGTACAGCCTATAAGACATATCCGCACCTTTGATTCAGCGAGCCGAGGCCCTTATGGGGCTCTTGAGTTAATATGGACTCTCCGCGGGAG ACACTTTGCTGTAGTGGGTAGCCTGGCGGTTACCTTGGCACTCGCATTTGATCCATTTGCCCAGAACCTGGTTCAGTACTACGAGGGCAAAGTGACAGACACATCGAATAACGCTACGATTTCCAGCACCTCCTACTACGGAAACTACGGCGGTCTGTTCCAGGCGGATG ccttctcggTTGAATATGCGCTCAAAACGAACGTATACaatgtcttcttcagcagggACACAGAAACGCCCTGGTCGATACCTCGGTACGGATGCTCATCCACCAACTGCACGTGGGATCTGGTAGTATCCTTGGACGCCAGGGCTCTGTGCGCCAATATCACCGAGCATCTGACGCAGTCGTGTAAGTATACGTCCGTGGAAACAGATTCGCGTACCGGAGAAGTTCTCAATTGCACTGCAAGTCTCCCGAAGAGCCATATCGACGCATGGGCTCTGCCTTATGACCCAGAGAGCGATGTCGCTCAAGCAGTAGGCTTTGTTGTGAAAGCCGCAGACTCTTCGCAGGCTATCATATACACGAACGCAACAACCAGTGCGATCCAGTTCGTCGAGCCCCTGATGACTTATCATGGCTCGCCCGTAGGCCTCAGGTGGGAGGCCACAGAGTGCACAATCGAGCCTGTCGTCCGCAGTTTTCGTGCGtccgtcaagaacaacaaTTACAGCGAAGAAACAGTTAAGATTTGGCCAGATCGCACCTTAGTCAAGATGAATTACACCGATGATCCCGATTACCTTGACACATATCCAGATTTCGCCTACACTAACGACACCGACTACCAATGGCACTTCTACCCACCCTGGCCTGGAGAATTGGCACACCTAAATCCACCACACAATAAAGTCTTCAACTACACCCTTTCAgctgagaaggccattgGGAAATTCCTCCGCACCATCCTGACGGGCTACTACTGGCAAAACACGACCGGTTATGGGTATACGCCCACAGAACCCGACGCAGCTCTGTATGCATCCCAGGACGTCCTTCAAGCGTTCCATCGCGAAGGAAGAAAATCGTGCAGCGACGTATCCTGTAATGTTGAGCCAGGCAGATTTAACCGCACCATGTCAAACATTGCGCAGGCAATCTCGAAGACCTTTCGGGATTCGCAGGATACTACTTACGGGCGATCGGAGGTGACAGTCACCCATATCGCCGTGCGATGGCAGTGGATTTCACTTCCCATCTTTATTTGGCTGTTGGGCACTATAGCGCTCTTTGGCACGGTGTGGAAAACCCGACAGAAGAGAGCGCCCAGGTGGAAAAATGACCCACTGCCACTCCTGTTCCTGTATACAGATGGGCCCAAGCAGGATGATGGTTTAGACGGGCCAAAAGAAAGGCGGATCACTGATATAAATACACTAAAGGTCAAGTTGCACGGGGCCAGGTCCCACGAATAG